A genomic region of Candidatus Zymogenaceae bacterium contains the following coding sequences:
- a CDS encoding TMEM43 family protein, whose amino-acid sequence MGTETVTRTWGGKIADSIKGVIIGLILFLASFVVLWVNEGAIDVSKAAEKAVNISGEAVDTANEGNLVSVYAYLSSTETLGDPGLLYPSNYLTLDRYAEMYAWVEKTESQTEKKAGGSETTTTTYYYEQEWTSMPSDTSNFKYPEGHQNPPMAYDSASFRVGTGTMGVYPVDMASIDLPAGESVSLISTDIDYSSGGRIDNGYLYIGRGTISYPQVGDIRISYTAIPNPPSSPMTLFGTLSGGTIVSYMYKDKKLYHARYGPPEEAVAKLHKEYVTTRWIIRLIGFLMMWIGLALCFGPINAVMDVLPFLGNVSRTLIAIAMFVVAFVLSAVTIIVSMIAHSIIALIIVLVVLIGGVFLIAKMRKGKKGAAAPGGAPTSPPEPPEK is encoded by the coding sequence ATGGGTACCGAAACCGTAACCAGAACCTGGGGCGGAAAAATCGCTGACTCTATTAAAGGTGTCATCATCGGCCTCATTCTCTTTCTTGCGTCCTTCGTGGTTCTGTGGGTAAACGAGGGGGCGATCGACGTCTCCAAGGCGGCGGAAAAGGCCGTCAATATCAGCGGCGAGGCGGTGGATACCGCGAACGAGGGGAACCTCGTGTCTGTATACGCATATCTTTCAAGCACCGAGACCCTGGGTGATCCAGGCCTTCTCTATCCGAGCAACTACCTGACCCTCGATCGATACGCGGAGATGTATGCCTGGGTGGAAAAGACCGAGTCTCAGACCGAGAAAAAAGCGGGAGGCAGCGAGACCACCACAACCACGTATTATTACGAGCAGGAGTGGACCTCGATGCCCTCGGATACCTCCAACTTCAAGTATCCCGAGGGACATCAAAACCCGCCGATGGCCTATGATTCGGCGTCGTTTCGGGTCGGCACCGGCACGATGGGCGTCTATCCTGTGGATATGGCAAGCATCGACCTCCCCGCCGGCGAGTCGGTTTCCCTGATCTCGACCGATATCGACTACTCATCCGGCGGTCGGATCGACAACGGCTACCTGTATATCGGCAGGGGCACCATTTCCTATCCCCAGGTGGGGGATATCCGTATCAGCTATACCGCCATCCCGAATCCGCCGTCCAGCCCGATGACCCTGTTCGGCACCCTTTCCGGCGGCACCATCGTATCGTACATGTACAAGGATAAAAAGCTCTACCACGCCCGGTACGGTCCCCCGGAAGAAGCGGTGGCGAAGCTTCACAAAGAATATGTGACCACCCGCTGGATCATCCGGCTCATCGGATTTTTAATGATGTGGATCGGCCTCGCGCTCTGTTTCGGACCCATCAACGCCGTTATGGATGTGCTTCCGTTCTTGGGCAACGTTAGCCGGACGCTTATTGCCATTGCAATGTTCGTGGTGGCTTTTGTGCTCTCGGCGGTGACGATTATCGTCTCGATGATCGCACACAGTATCATCGCCCTGATTATCGTGCTGGTAGTTCTTATTGGAGGTGTCTTCCTCATCGCCAAGATGCGCAAAGGGAAAAAGGGCGCCGCTGCACCGGGTGGAGCACCGACGTCTCCTCCGGAGCCGCCGGAAAAATAG
- a CDS encoding protein kinase — protein MSSQTISCPSCGHQNPDTSNYCTACGGKLEKKTDPLIGRTVNNRFRVEKRIASGVLSIHYLATHLKSGKQVLLKVFKQQVVKNTSLFTTLKENSARLKALSHANIARIYDIGPVGNSCYIARQYVSGVTLEDLIAKKGTLSHKAACTIAAQMASGLEAAHNAGIIHGAMKPANIIIDKDGRVFLTDLGCAGIEAEADIPGRTAEYLSPEQAAGETYDGRADIYSVGIILYELLTGHSPFRSNSWDTTVSYILNRKPTPIEQIRPDLPAAVVSFIRRATSRDRLQRFRSMQDMVTALNDAAKAPIRKVGPSRTAAASESATAPMTATDTIIPSTTVMSSPADTVPASTVITPSNSGSYSTGTPTPALISKIPAWLILSITVFIIFLLGYGSTKMCSGPAVPLDAPGPLKEEGTLSGTGDSSEFTIDAGFDEYVEVYFTWPRGLADIWVEVVGEDGYTVLGDFDLDDGEIIQLMGGGVFYLTVYSKDGAATWSAEYSLGDDPYYDPFSGYESPFDDYGDYGTTPPADSGLHTEGGYLTGTGDSFDFVVNAGFDEYVEVYFTWPRGSADIWVKVVGEDGHTVLGDFDLDSGEIIQLMGGGTFYVTVYSKSNDATWSAEYSIGDDSSYDPYSEYETPFDVYGGPDIMTPTEPVTYTESGTLIGSGESYGFTVNAGTDDFVEVYFTWPRGQSDFWVEVVGEDGYTVLGNFDLDDGEIIQLMGGRTFYLTIYSKMGGGAWSAEYVIDE, from the coding sequence ATGAGCTCACAAACAATATCCTGCCCTTCCTGCGGACATCAGAATCCCGATACCAGTAATTACTGCACAGCCTGCGGTGGCAAGCTGGAAAAGAAGACCGATCCATTGATCGGCAGGACGGTCAACAACAGGTTCCGTGTGGAAAAACGGATCGCATCGGGAGTCCTGTCCATTCACTACCTCGCCACGCATCTGAAATCGGGCAAACAGGTGCTTCTGAAAGTATTCAAACAGCAGGTAGTCAAAAACACGTCACTCTTTACGACCCTGAAGGAAAACAGCGCCCGCCTCAAGGCGTTGTCCCACGCAAACATCGCCCGTATCTACGACATCGGACCGGTGGGCAACAGCTGCTACATCGCCCGGCAATACGTATCCGGTGTTACCCTCGAAGACCTGATCGCCAAAAAGGGCACCCTCTCCCACAAGGCCGCCTGCACCATCGCCGCGCAAATGGCCTCGGGGCTCGAAGCCGCACACAACGCCGGCATCATCCACGGCGCCATGAAACCCGCAAATATCATTATCGACAAGGACGGACGCGTGTTCCTGACCGACCTGGGATGTGCGGGAATCGAGGCCGAGGCGGACATCCCCGGAAGGACGGCGGAATATCTGAGTCCCGAACAAGCCGCGGGCGAAACGTACGACGGCCGGGCGGATATCTACTCGGTGGGCATTATCCTGTACGAACTGCTCACCGGCCACTCTCCGTTTCGGAGCAATTCCTGGGATACGACCGTCTCCTACATTCTCAATCGCAAGCCGACGCCCATAGAACAAATCAGGCCGGACCTGCCCGCCGCGGTCGTCTCCTTCATTCGACGGGCCACGTCCCGGGACCGCCTCCAGCGGTTCCGCTCCATGCAGGATATGGTAACCGCCCTGAATGACGCGGCCAAGGCCCCCATTCGCAAAGTCGGCCCGTCACGGACCGCGGCGGCCTCTGAGTCGGCGACCGCGCCGATGACAGCCACCGACACCATCATCCCGTCAACCACCGTGATGTCGTCTCCCGCCGATACCGTCCCGGCGTCGACCGTTATCACCCCATCCAATTCCGGCTCATACAGCACCGGCACCCCGACGCCGGCGCTGATATCAAAAATTCCCGCCTGGCTGATCCTCTCGATAACAGTCTTCATCATTTTTCTGCTCGGATACGGATCAACAAAGATGTGCAGCGGTCCCGCCGTCCCCCTGGACGCGCCGGGCCCCTTGAAGGAAGAGGGGACCCTCTCCGGCACCGGAGATTCCTCTGAGTTCACCATCGACGCAGGTTTTGACGAATACGTCGAGGTTTACTTCACCTGGCCGCGGGGTCTTGCGGACATCTGGGTCGAGGTGGTGGGTGAGGACGGCTATACGGTCCTGGGAGATTTCGACCTGGACGACGGCGAGATCATCCAGCTGATGGGAGGCGGGGTTTTTTACCTGACCGTCTATTCAAAGGACGGCGCGGCCACCTGGTCGGCGGAGTACTCCCTTGGGGATGACCCGTATTATGATCCCTTCTCCGGGTATGAATCCCCCTTTGATGACTATGGAGATTATGGAACCACACCTCCCGCCGATTCGGGCCTTCATACCGAAGGCGGCTACCTGACCGGCACCGGTGATTCTTTTGATTTCGTCGTCAACGCCGGTTTTGACGAATACGTCGAGGTCTATTTTACCTGGCCACGGGGCTCGGCGGACATCTGGGTTAAAGTGGTGGGTGAGGACGGCCACACGGTCCTGGGAGATTTCGACCTGGACAGCGGTGAGATCATCCAGTTGATGGGAGGCGGCACCTTTTACGTGACGGTATATTCAAAAAGTAATGACGCCACCTGGTCGGCGGAGTACTCTATTGGGGATGATTCATCTTATGATCCCTACTCCGAGTATGAAACCCCCTTCGATGTCTATGGAGGTCCCGACATCATGACGCCCACCGAGCCGGTTACCTACACCGAGAGCGGCACCTTGATCGGCAGCGGCGAATCATACGGCTTTACCGTCAACGCAGGCACGGATGATTTCGTCGAGGTCTATTTTACCTGGCCGCGGGGTCAATCGGATTTCTGGGTCGAGGTGGTGGGCGAGGACGGTTATACGGTTCTGGGAAACTTCGACCTGGACGACGGCGAGATCATCCAGTTGATGGGAGGCAGAACCTTTTACCTGACGATATATTCAAAAATGGGCGGAGGCGCATGGTCGGCCGAGTATGTAATCGATGAATAA
- a CDS encoding SagB/ThcOx family dehydrogenase: protein MSIGKKFQQETKYIRDHIPAGFYEHDAPAPPFKSYPNARKITLPPPIHSDGPGVWDVMMNRRSARAYGSDEISSENLSQLLWAGQGITADYHGFLLRTAPSAGALYPIETYVGVSNVRNVPKGLYHYDVRTADLSQIVTGDVSKQLSEAALGQRMVENAAVVFIWTAVFARSRVKYRDRGYRYVYLDCAHTAQNVLLAVTALGLSACPIAALYDEEINTLLGIDGETESVLYMASIGP, encoded by the coding sequence ATGAGTATAGGAAAAAAATTCCAGCAGGAGACGAAATACATCCGGGATCACATCCCGGCGGGCTTCTATGAGCATGACGCCCCCGCCCCGCCCTTCAAGTCATACCCGAACGCGAGGAAGATCACCCTTCCTCCCCCGATCCATTCAGACGGTCCCGGTGTATGGGACGTCATGATGAACCGCCGAAGCGCCCGGGCCTACGGGAGCGATGAGATTTCATCCGAAAACCTCTCCCAGCTCCTCTGGGCCGGCCAGGGCATCACCGCCGATTATCACGGGTTTCTCCTGCGCACGGCGCCCTCGGCGGGGGCGCTCTATCCCATCGAAACATACGTCGGTGTCTCCAACGTACGGAATGTCCCGAAGGGCCTCTATCACTACGATGTGCGCACGGCCGATCTCTCCCAGATCGTCACCGGAGACGTCTCAAAACAGCTTTCAGAGGCCGCCCTGGGCCAGCGAATGGTGGAAAACGCCGCCGTGGTCTTCATCTGGACCGCCGTGTTCGCACGCTCTCGCGTCAAGTACAGGGACCGTGGATACCGGTACGTCTATCTGGACTGCGCCCACACGGCCCAGAACGTGCTTCTTGCCGTAACCGCCCTGGGCCTCTCGGCCTGTCCCATCGCCGCCCTCTATGATGAGGAGATCAACACCCTGCTCGGGATCGACGGCGAAACAGAAAGCGTCCTTTACATGGCCTCCATCGGCCCCTGA